A portion of the Deinococcus peraridilitoris DSM 19664 genome contains these proteins:
- the sdhA gene encoding succinate dehydrogenase flavoprotein subunit: MHHRYDVLVVGAGGSGLMSALYASKNKNVSVAVISKLYPTRSHTGAAQGGVGAALGNVSEDHWEWHMFDTVKGGDYLTDQDAAEVFSKDVIEAVYELEHMGLPFSRLPNGKIAQRKFGGHTKEFGKAPVERACYAVDRTGHMILQTLYQQSVKSGVTFFNEYQVLDLIIEEGICRGVVAYDIATGEVHTFHAKAVVLAAGGYGRAFKVTSNAQTLTGDLMSIYYRKGLPLEDLEFYQFHPTGIAKMGILITEGARGEGGILRNDSGERFMERYAPTIKDLAPRDMVSRAIYMEIREGRGLGKDKDYVHLDLTHLPREIIEGRLPDITDFARTYLGVDPVLAPVPIQPTAHYAMGGIPTTIDGECLASSTDIVRGLYAAGEVACVSLHGANRLGTNSLGDLIVFGRRAGVAAAKYAAEVGYEELPARADNFATAEIERLRSGSGTENAARIRKELQETMMDNVSVFRTDETMSTQMEILRELQARYKNVSVTDTGLRYNTELTEALEVGYLLDVSEAMTASALNRRESRGAHAREDYPDRDDDNWLKHTMAYRNMNVPGKVNIGYKDVVLGRFEPKPRVY; this comes from the coding sequence ATGCACCATCGCTACGATGTCCTCGTGGTGGGCGCGGGCGGCTCGGGCCTGATGTCGGCCCTGTACGCCAGCAAGAACAAAAATGTCTCTGTCGCCGTGATCAGCAAGCTCTACCCGACCCGCAGCCACACCGGCGCGGCGCAGGGTGGGGTGGGCGCCGCCCTTGGCAACGTCAGTGAGGATCACTGGGAATGGCACATGTTCGACACCGTCAAGGGTGGCGACTACCTGACCGACCAGGACGCGGCCGAGGTGTTTTCCAAGGACGTGATCGAGGCCGTCTACGAACTCGAGCACATGGGACTGCCTTTCTCACGCCTGCCCAACGGCAAGATCGCCCAGCGCAAGTTCGGCGGTCACACCAAGGAATTCGGCAAGGCCCCCGTCGAGCGTGCCTGCTACGCCGTGGACCGCACCGGTCACATGATCCTGCAGACGCTCTACCAGCAGAGCGTCAAGAGCGGCGTGACCTTTTTCAACGAGTACCAGGTGCTCGATTTGATCATCGAGGAAGGCATCTGCCGTGGTGTGGTCGCCTACGACATCGCCACGGGCGAGGTGCATACCTTCCATGCCAAGGCCGTGGTGCTCGCGGCAGGTGGCTATGGCCGCGCCTTCAAGGTCACCAGCAATGCCCAGACCCTTACGGGCGACCTGATGAGCATCTACTACCGCAAGGGGCTGCCCCTGGAGGATCTGGAGTTCTATCAGTTCCATCCCACTGGCATTGCCAAGATGGGCATCCTGATCACCGAGGGCGCGCGCGGTGAGGGTGGCATTCTGCGCAATGACAGCGGCGAGCGTTTCATGGAGCGCTACGCGCCGACCATCAAGGACCTCGCGCCGCGTGACATGGTCAGCCGCGCGATCTACATGGAAATTCGCGAGGGGCGCGGTCTTGGCAAGGACAAGGACTACGTCCACCTGGATTTGACCCACCTGCCGAGGGAAATCATCGAAGGACGCCTGCCGGACATCACCGACTTCGCGCGCACCTACCTGGGCGTGGACCCCGTGCTGGCCCCCGTGCCAATTCAGCCCACCGCGCACTACGCCATGGGCGGTATCCCCACCACCATCGACGGTGAGTGCCTCGCCAGCAGCACCGACATCGTGCGCGGCCTCTACGCCGCCGGCGAGGTCGCCTGCGTGAGCCTGCACGGTGCCAACCGCCTTGGGACCAACAGCCTGGGTGACCTGATTGTGTTCGGACGGCGGGCAGGTGTGGCCGCCGCAAAGTACGCCGCCGAGGTGGGCTACGAGGAACTGCCTGCTCGCGCCGACAACTTCGCGACCGCCGAGATCGAGCGTCTGCGCAGTGGCAGTGGCACCGAAAATGCAGCGCGTATCCGCAAGGAACTGCAGGAAACCATGATGGACAACGTCTCGGTGTTCCGCACCGACGAGACGATGAGCACCCAGATGGAAATCCTGCGCGAGCTGCAGGCGCGCTACAAGAACGTGAGCGTGACCGACACCGGCTTGAGGTACAACACCGAGCTGACCGAGGCGCTGGAAGTTGGTTACCTGCTCGACGTGTCCGAAGCCATGACGGCCAGCGCCCTGAACCGCAGGGAATCCCGTGGTGCCCACGCCCGTGAGGATTACCCGGACCGTGACGACGACAACTGGCTCAAGCACACCATGGCCTACCGCAACATGAACGTGCCCGGCAAAGTGAACATCGGGTACAAGGACGTGGTGCTCGGCCGCTTCGAGCCCAAGCCGCGCGTGTACTGA
- a CDS encoding sulfocyanin-like copper-binding protein: protein MKQGLRRNFALVLLAITTNAFAQELPAGPGRDLVQGKCQACHDLARVTSKQYDLARWTATVKRMQGYGAQVSDAEVQQIATYLATHYGPQAQAGATSQTPATATPAAPAASTAPATAPAAPAAPAAPQVVVNDAVRKTAVLTVVAGQGDANGGLNFNGAAKGEKTFTVPLGWRVELKYSNAGAMPHSVILVAGDKLPARLTPAFPGASSKVSSAGDAVQTVRFRASKAGEYLLVCGVGQHASRGQFLRFVVSPDAKEASFK, encoded by the coding sequence ATGAAACAGGGTCTTCGCCGGAATTTCGCACTCGTGCTGCTGGCCATCACCACCAACGCCTTCGCTCAGGAGCTTCCTGCCGGTCCCGGGCGTGACCTGGTGCAGGGCAAGTGCCAGGCCTGCCACGACCTGGCACGCGTCACCAGCAAACAGTACGACCTTGCCCGGTGGACTGCGACCGTGAAGCGCATGCAGGGATACGGTGCCCAGGTCAGCGACGCCGAGGTGCAGCAGATTGCCACGTACCTCGCCACCCACTACGGACCGCAGGCACAGGCCGGAGCGACTTCGCAAACCCCGGCCACGGCAACTCCTGCCGCCCCGGCTGCGTCCACTGCTCCTGCCACCGCTCCGGCTGCCCCCGCTGCCCCCGCCGCGCCACAAGTTGTCGTGAACGACGCGGTGCGCAAGACCGCCGTGCTGACCGTCGTGGCCGGTCAGGGAGACGCCAACGGCGGGCTCAACTTCAACGGTGCCGCCAAGGGCGAAAAAACCTTCACCGTCCCGCTCGGCTGGCGCGTCGAGCTGAAATACAGCAACGCGGGCGCCATGCCACACAGTGTCATTCTCGTCGCGGGCGACAAGCTGCCCGCACGACTGACCCCTGCCTTCCCGGGCGCTTCGAGCAAGGTGTCCAGCGCGGGTGACGCAGTACAGACCGTGCGTTTCCGGGCCAGCAAAGCGGGCGAGTACCTGCTGGTCTGTGGCGTCGGCCAGCACGCCTCGCGCGGTCAGTTCCTGCGCTTCGTGGTGTCGCCGGACGCCAAAGAAGCCAGCTTCAAGTAA
- a CDS encoding succinate dehydrogenase iron-sulfur subunit — MHVNLKIHRFHPEQDKKAHWETYKVECEPGDRVLDLLNHIKWYVDPTLTYRRSCAHGICGSDAMLINGRNRLACKILIKDLAKDGGTITVEPIRGLKVEKDLLVDMEPFFESYRAVLPFFINDDPVPAGERLQTQEDRERFDQGTKCILCAACTTSCPIFWVNGRYLGPASIVQAHRFIFDSRDKGTSERLNILNQNTGVWRCRTAYNCTEACPREIPVTQLIEEVKRAVMYQQV, encoded by the coding sequence ATGCACGTCAACCTGAAAATTCACCGTTTCCATCCCGAACAGGACAAAAAGGCCCACTGGGAAACCTACAAGGTCGAGTGCGAACCGGGCGACCGGGTGCTGGACCTGCTCAACCACATCAAGTGGTACGTCGACCCGACCCTGACTTACCGCCGCTCTTGCGCGCACGGCATCTGTGGCAGCGACGCGATGCTGATCAACGGGCGCAACCGTCTTGCCTGCAAGATCCTCATCAAGGACCTCGCCAAGGACGGCGGTACCATCACCGTTGAGCCCATCCGTGGCCTGAAAGTCGAGAAGGACCTGCTGGTCGACATGGAGCCTTTTTTTGAGAGCTACCGCGCCGTGCTGCCGTTCTTTATCAACGACGATCCGGTTCCGGCGGGTGAGCGCCTGCAGACCCAGGAAGACCGCGAGCGTTTCGACCAGGGCACCAAGTGCATCCTGTGCGCGGCGTGCACGACTTCCTGCCCGATCTTCTGGGTCAACGGCCGTTACCTGGGTCCGGCCAGCATCGTGCAGGCCCACCGCTTCATCTTCGACAGCCGTGACAAGGGCACCTCTGAGCGGCTGAACATCCTCAACCAGAACACCGGCGTGTGGCGTTGCCGCACGGCCTACAACTGCACCGAGGCGTGCCCGCGTGAAATTCCCGTCACCCAGCTGATCGAGGAAGTCAAACGCGCGGTAATGTACCAGCAAGTGTAA
- a CDS encoding thiamine diphosphokinase: MKVWILAGGRLVATPELMRLRAVPPALVVAADGGIEHAQMLQVTPHLWVGDFDSSLPTDPRFTHIPRQPVARDKDFTDTELALHVARERGASEVTVWGAFGGRFDHTLALALLSVRTSQAGLAVRLHSGDESARPLLPGPPCTLATYPGQLLSVLALDDLRGLRIQGVRWPLAGVDVPAGSGWTVSNEAAGNTALLSVGVGRALIVQRWPHA, translated from the coding sequence GTGAAGGTCTGGATTCTGGCGGGAGGCCGCCTGGTCGCCACGCCCGAACTCATGCGGCTGCGCGCCGTGCCGCCCGCCCTGGTCGTGGCTGCCGATGGAGGCATCGAGCACGCCCAGATGCTGCAGGTCACGCCCCACCTCTGGGTGGGTGATTTCGACTCCAGCCTCCCCACCGACCCTCGCTTCACGCACATTCCCCGTCAACCGGTGGCACGCGACAAGGATTTCACCGACACCGAACTGGCACTGCACGTCGCCCGGGAGCGTGGCGCTTCGGAGGTGACCGTGTGGGGTGCATTCGGTGGACGCTTCGACCACACGCTGGCTTTGGCCCTGCTGAGTGTGCGGACGTCGCAGGCGGGCCTCGCCGTGCGGCTTCACAGCGGCGACGAATCGGCCCGTCCGCTGCTGCCCGGTCCGCCTTGCACGCTGGCGACCTATCCCGGTCAGCTGCTGAGTGTCCTGGCCCTCGACGACTTGCGCGGCTTGCGAATTCAGGGCGTGCGCTGGCCTCTTGCGGGCGTTGACGTTCCGGCAGGCTCCGGCTGGACGGTCTCCAACGAGGCCGCCGGGAACACGGCGCTGCTGAGTGTCGGTGTGGGCCGGGCGCTGATCGTGCAGCGCTGGCCGCACGCCTGA
- a CDS encoding succinate dehydrogenase hydrophobic membrane anchor subunit, whose protein sequence is MTRAKTFQDAKNQAHTNAELNWWIFMRVSGLILVFLVLGHIYMTFLQVSEADATFDAVVYKLSQPVWKLYDWLLLSLALLHGVNGARYSIEDYVRNRPNRFWVKTIFYTVVAIIFVIGSIGLFTISPEFAGPQ, encoded by the coding sequence ATGACACGCGCCAAAACCTTCCAGGATGCCAAGAACCAGGCGCACACCAACGCCGAGCTGAACTGGTGGATCTTCATGCGGGTCAGTGGCCTGATCCTGGTGTTCCTGGTGCTGGGTCACATCTACATGACCTTCCTGCAGGTCAGCGAGGCCGACGCGACCTTCGACGCGGTGGTGTACAAGCTTTCGCAACCGGTCTGGAAGCTCTATGACTGGCTGCTGCTGAGCCTGGCGCTGTTGCACGGCGTCAACGGTGCGCGCTACTCGATCGAGGATTACGTGCGCAACCGGCCCAACCGCTTTTGGGTCAAGACCATCTTCTACACGGTCGTGGCGATCATCTTCGTGATCGGTTCGATCGGCCTGTTCACCATCTCGCCCGAGTTCGCGGGACCTCAGTAA
- a CDS encoding serine/threonine-protein kinase yields the protein MVLLVALFLVSALFWVRLPERALGAFCALSVLLCAVLLAVLGDLSRAQAALVAGGVLLGTGFVGSGLTLTRLPRPGKRPRPIKTQRAVPVLTGPTTTEIRLSDYEVLERIGIGGMGNVYRARRLSDARTVALKVPQEKYLADAKFVKRFYREAEVLRRLAHPNIVRVFDYKAEEGEHYIAMEYLDGETLEQVLETRSLTFAESVQVVRALAGALGHIHAQNIVHRDLKPSNVMVLRGAFRAGELREGGIKLMDFGIAVGKVLTRLTMTGARVGTPIYMAPEQAKGNKVDARSDVYSLGLLFYEMVTGETAFKGSYEAVVHQQVFEMPRPPKQVRMDVPGKLSELILRMIDKDPAARPSVEDILTAIDANLLQEDDFTDPWALALSVQEKQGTLRLLDVMGRLRQNLADLGSEGGLPAAPLALTSDARGHLYASVLAYRAGAQVPSMIYQLDQGGRRVAHFGRYGMGEGELLQPISMCSTAEKLYVLDAETCFVSVYSHSGQYHGRFGGRGSGRGRFEKPLTIAASRNGDIFVLDVGSREVQRLSGDGRYLSRLAFKLDRTSDVLRPLDGLALDSQGAVYIADAQASKIRRIEQDGKTGAVFPIDASQGEATEAPWLIGIDDQGTLFCIRQGAQTLRRFSPEGKLLATIDTYSPVLAMTLLERGKVLA from the coding sequence ATGGTGTTGCTGGTCGCCCTGTTTCTGGTGAGCGCGCTGTTCTGGGTGCGTCTGCCCGAGCGTGCACTGGGTGCGTTCTGCGCGCTTTCCGTGCTGTTGTGCGCAGTCCTGCTCGCCGTTCTGGGTGACCTTTCGCGTGCTCAGGCGGCGCTGGTGGCGGGCGGGGTCCTGCTGGGAACGGGCTTCGTCGGCAGCGGCCTGACCTTGACGCGTCTGCCCCGTCCAGGGAAGCGCCCGCGCCCAATCAAGACGCAGCGGGCCGTTCCTGTGCTGACCGGCCCGACGACCACCGAAATCCGCCTCAGCGACTACGAGGTGCTTGAACGCATCGGGATCGGGGGCATGGGCAATGTTTACCGCGCACGCCGGCTCAGCGATGCACGGACCGTCGCCCTGAAGGTTCCCCAGGAAAAGTACCTGGCCGACGCCAAGTTCGTGAAACGCTTTTACCGCGAAGCTGAAGTCCTGCGCCGCCTGGCGCATCCCAATATCGTGCGGGTCTTTGATTACAAGGCCGAGGAAGGCGAGCACTACATCGCCATGGAGTACCTCGACGGCGAGACGCTCGAGCAGGTTCTGGAGACCCGCTCGCTTACCTTCGCCGAAAGCGTGCAGGTCGTGCGGGCCCTCGCGGGTGCGCTCGGCCATATTCACGCCCAGAACATCGTGCACCGCGACCTCAAACCGTCCAACGTGATGGTGCTGCGCGGCGCCTTTCGCGCTGGCGAGTTGCGTGAGGGCGGCATCAAGCTGATGGATTTCGGCATCGCGGTCGGCAAGGTGCTGACCCGCCTCACCATGACCGGCGCGCGGGTCGGTACGCCGATTTACATGGCCCCTGAGCAGGCCAAAGGCAACAAGGTCGATGCCCGCAGCGACGTGTACAGCCTGGGTCTGCTGTTTTACGAGATGGTCACCGGGGAGACGGCCTTCAAGGGCAGTTACGAAGCGGTGGTGCACCAGCAGGTCTTCGAGATGCCACGTCCTCCCAAACAGGTGCGCATGGACGTGCCGGGCAAGCTGAGCGAGCTGATTCTGCGCATGATCGACAAGGACCCGGCTGCGCGCCCCTCAGTCGAGGACATTCTCACCGCCATCGACGCGAACCTGCTGCAGGAAGACGACTTCACCGATCCGTGGGCGCTGGCCCTCAGCGTCCAGGAAAAACAGGGAACGCTGCGCCTGCTGGACGTGATGGGCCGTCTGCGCCAGAATCTGGCGGACCTGGGAAGCGAGGGTGGTCTGCCGGCGGCGCCGCTCGCCCTGACCAGCGACGCACGCGGTCACCTGTATGCCAGCGTGCTGGCGTACCGGGCCGGCGCGCAGGTCCCCAGCATGATCTACCAACTCGATCAGGGCGGCCGGCGTGTGGCCCACTTCGGTCGGTACGGTATGGGTGAAGGCGAACTGCTGCAGCCAATTTCGATGTGCAGCACCGCTGAGAAGCTGTACGTGCTGGACGCCGAGACCTGCTTCGTCTCGGTCTACAGCCACAGCGGCCAGTATCACGGCCGCTTTGGCGGGCGAGGCTCGGGCCGTGGCCGTTTCGAGAAGCCGCTGACCATCGCGGCCAGCCGGAACGGTGACATTTTTGTTCTGGACGTCGGCAGCCGTGAAGTCCAGCGCCTGTCCGGTGATGGCCGTTATCTCTCCCGACTGGCGTTCAAGCTCGACCGCACCAGCGACGTGCTGCGACCGCTCGACGGTCTGGCCCTCGATTCCCAGGGTGCGGTCTACATTGCCGACGCCCAGGCCTCCAAGATCCGGCGGATCGAGCAGGATGGCAAGACCGGTGCGGTTTTTCCCATTGACGCCTCGCAGGGTGAAGCGACAGAGGCGCCCTGGCTGATCGGAATCGATGATCAGGGCACGCTGTTTTGCATTCGTCAGGGCGCGCAGACGTTGCGCCGCTTTTCGCCCGAGGGAAAACTGCTCGCGACCATCGATACGTATTCGCCGGTACTGGCCATGACGTTGCTCGAACGGGGCAAGGTACTGGCGTAG
- a CDS encoding antibiotic biosynthesis monooxygenase family protein → MITVANRIYVNPDFAEAFEARFRERAGLVDQMPGFLSNFVLRPTKSGEPYIVLTLWESREAFEGWTQSDAFHQGHARSGSLPREAFSSPNILEIHEVISHAQTQKL, encoded by the coding sequence ATGATCACCGTCGCAAACCGCATCTACGTCAACCCTGACTTCGCTGAAGCCTTCGAAGCGCGTTTCCGGGAACGCGCGGGTCTGGTCGACCAGATGCCAGGCTTTCTCAGCAACTTCGTTCTGCGACCCACCAAAAGTGGTGAACCTTATATCGTGCTGACCTTGTGGGAAAGCCGCGAGGCCTTCGAGGGCTGGACGCAGTCCGACGCCTTTCACCAGGGTCATGCCCGCTCGGGAAGCCTGCCGCGTGAGGCCTTCAGCAGTCCGAACATCCTTGAAATCCACGAGGTGATTTCCCACGCACAGACGCAGAAACTGTGA
- the sdhC gene encoding succinate dehydrogenase, cytochrome b556 subunit, with protein MYRGREGQWAFYLHRLSGLAILAYLLIHVLSISLFMLGEDAYMALHTVYEIPIFSIGLIFVTAGVLYHSINGLRIVIMDFTGRGLAYQRQLWYVTLFLTLLGSAYAAYVVGLRLLGGHG; from the coding sequence ATGTACCGAGGCAGAGAGGGGCAGTGGGCCTTTTATCTCCACCGCCTGTCCGGACTGGCCATCCTGGCCTATCTACTTATTCACGTGCTCAGCATTTCACTGTTCATGCTCGGTGAAGACGCCTACATGGCGCTCCACACCGTGTACGAAATCCCGATTTTCTCGATCGGCCTGATTTTCGTGACAGCAGGCGTGCTGTACCACTCGATCAACGGACTGCGCATCGTCATCATGGATTTCACGGGGCGCGGGCTCGCCTACCAGCGTCAGCTGTGGTACGTCACGCTGTTCCTGACGTTGCTGGGCAGCGCCTACGCGGCCTACGTCGTCGGGTTGCGCCTGCTGGGAGGACATGGATGA
- the speD gene encoding adenosylmethionine decarboxylase: MELFGFGPHLMIDGYHASTDALRDETLIRTVLSELSAQLGLGQLSEPVVQQHEGSGPEDSGVSGVVVIAGSHISLHTFPEHAFLRVDVFSGKEFDVQKALNYLIEHFEVGRYTTHFINRGKEFPRDAAALQRMLSGEREYVGARIA; encoded by the coding sequence GTGGAACTGTTTGGTTTTGGACCGCACTTGATGATCGACGGCTACCATGCCAGCACGGACGCGCTGCGCGACGAAACGCTGATCCGCACGGTGCTCTCGGAGCTCAGCGCACAGCTCGGCCTGGGTCAGCTGTCCGAGCCCGTGGTGCAGCAGCATGAGGGCTCAGGTCCGGAGGACAGCGGTGTCAGTGGCGTGGTGGTGATCGCCGGATCGCACATCTCGCTCCACACCTTTCCCGAACACGCGTTTCTCCGGGTCGACGTCTTCTCCGGCAAGGAGTTCGACGTTCAGAAAGCCCTGAATTATCTGATCGAACACTTCGAGGTGGGCCGCTACACCACGCACTTCATCAATCGCGGCAAGGAATTCCCGCGAGATGCCGCAGCGCTGCAGCGCATGCTGAGCGGCGAGCGCGAGTATGTCGGGGCGCGCATCGCGTAA